A genomic region of Micropterus dolomieu isolate WLL.071019.BEF.003 ecotype Adirondacks linkage group LG11, ASM2129224v1, whole genome shotgun sequence contains the following coding sequences:
- the lrrc9 gene encoding leucine-rich repeat-containing protein 9 isoform X2: protein MPGLQRLDTYDVSSKQVKEAAESTVMKKMMYYNMRVRSAQRNLAEIQLSLIERKKTMLQLPEECIRTLNHAFKNLERELSKVPASCKKSSCTLDDGSTHLVEGSAVRRDPTADISRDLAMERKILSKIEALRERLGLWMRRLDEIEAWYERDLAQATNMMEYTVQFLLMELESVGNIRLEEGFSTDPWFTSCCDLLLSRFSHSDFKVYSITGIKINRVIRIHNRALRLRFEDKLHTLLASEESGVCSQNYRRRLEHLFYIADSEKNSEKEDILCIVEEGFKTAQQYKALDRECAIPLSNSLSVTEQPRIEHALRQASQGESKHSRDTIPFRHGQIIVSKVFVGNSMPIREGEPVDRSIYPRAHSVYRNVDTKHRTKISEERPRSPKTHTGPECSSLRRQWFVFDHELVLPEYIIYFEYITGGQEHPALLGQNTVKDDTPSNDINLDKEVLDMEPVLKPQPKLLSLDDKILLNVARANILSQITVLNLHGNSLSKIKEISSLTALRHLTISFNEFTRLDDLSHMPHLEFLDASYNRLVTLEGLRGLGQLKQLDVRWNNLTKAREDTAVLRKHTPTLLKLDTRYNPWNRPEAVRMTILGRLTTLTHLDDMMVAEEEAADAVQMAARSKINQASLLAHSRYNSDRPRRLSLLSTAQLLCLLSPAQWGLNLELDWTAKITALNLDSQRISKLINLNKLVNLRWASFNDNDISKVEGLDSCLKLEELSLNNNSISTLSGLPKLHCLNKLSVDGNQLSSLDASVLDQLPNLSFLSVEKNCISSLHGIQRVRSLLEFYIGNNHISTSQDIYYLKGLTNLIILDLYGNPLLEKLENYRIYVVFHLPSLKALDGIAVEVTECESAKDMFGGRLTPDMVAEKLGHSNYTDITYLTMQSLSIRMVDLSPADLFCSLRSVNLDHNNLTSFSGLIYLPNIKALCLNYNHIESILPRQKTQAHLTNRQILYSKVHSSGYGQQSPYKGKGETGPTGSLEPLMGSLEVLHLSHNGISNMANLQLSRLTNLKALFLQGNDISLVEGLEGLHQLRELVLDKNRIKALAENSFIAQKVLLELHLAENRIRELNHLDPLTELRKLFLGMNKLQDIAELDKLEVLPSLTELSVVGNPVARHSLHRPAVVLRLSRLQVLDGVMVTLEERTRAELLSADPSPCSQCPGASFPTTEINIPGLLPLMPRNNPLRGMSISGGLQNFIHGHDILQGNMDEVQSHYTYKQKKPKHGNGSRGGQTDITFRHIRRTGSNLGTTGLLPDGNRVIVINPNQEQDSRFPNGGKPPPM from the exons ATGCCAGGCCTCCAGCGACTTGACACCTATGACGTCTCAAGCAAGCAAGTCAAGGAAGCAGCTGAG TCCACAGTAATGAAGAAAATGATGTACTACAACATGCGTGTACGTAGTGCTCAGAGGAACCTGGCAGAGATCCAGCTCAGTCTGATAGAGAGGAAGAAAACTATGCTACAGTTACCTGAAGAATGCATCAGAACTCTCAATCACGCCTTCAAGAAT CTTGAACGTGAGCTTTCCAAGGTGCCAGCTAGTTGTAAGAAGTCTTCCTGTACTTTGGACGATGGATCGACCCACCTGGTTGAAGGGTCAGCCGTCAGAAGAGATCCAACCGCTGACATCAGTCGTGATCTAGCCATGGAGCGCAAAATACTCAGCAAGATTGAAGCACTGAGGGAGAGGCTGGGACTATGGATGAGGAGGCTGGATGA GATTGAAGCCTGGTATGAGCGTGATTTGGCCCAAGCCACAAACATGATGGAATATACTGTCCAGTTCCTGTTGATGGAGCTAGAAAGTGTTGGAAATATTCGTTTGGAAGAGGGTTTCTCCACAGACCCTTG GTTTACTTCCTGTTGCGACCTCCTGCTTTCCAGATTCTCTCATTCAGACTTTAAGGTTTACAGTATTACTGGCATTAAGATCAATAGAGTTATTCGCATCCACAACAGGGCTTTGAGGCTTCGGTTTGAGGACAAACTTCACACCCTTCTAGCCAGCGAAGAGTCTGGTGTCTGTTCACA GAATTACAGACGTCGGCTGGAGCACTTGTTCTACATAGCTGACTCTGAAAAAAACAGTGAGAAGGAAGACATTTTGTGCATCGTAGAGGAAGGCTTCAAAACAGCCCAACAATATAAG GCCTTGGACAGAGAGTGTGCTATACCTTTATCCAATAGCCTGAGTGTAACCGAACAGCCCAGAATAGAACATGCTCTGCGTCAGGCCAGCCAAGGCGAATCCAAGCACAGTAGAGATACGATACCCTTCAGGCATG GTCAGATTATTGTTTCCAAAGTATTCGTGGGCAACAGCATGCCTATCCGAGAGGGCGAACCAGTGGACAGAAGCATCTATCCCAGAGCCCACTCTGTGTATCGCAATGTGGACACTAAGCACAGAACTAAAATAAGTGAAG aGAGACCCCgctcccccaaaacacacactggtCCCGAGTGCAGTTCCCTACGAAGACAGTGGTTTGTGTTTGACCATGAGCTTGTCCTGCCTGAGTACATCATATATTTTGAATACATCACTGGG GGTCAAGAACATCCTGCATTGCTGGGCCAGAACACAGTCAAAGATGATACTCCCTCCAATGATATCAACCTGGACAAGGAAGTCCTCGATATGGAACCTGTGCTGAAACCACAGCCCAAGTTGTTGAGCCTGGATGACAAAATTCTGCTCAATGTGGCCAGAGCCAACATTCTCAGTCAGATTACT GTGCTGAACCTTCATGGCAACAGTCTGAGTAAAATAAAGGAGATTTCCAGCCTCACAGCTCTGCGGCATCTTACTATCAGCTTCAATGAGTTCACACGCCTGGATGACCTTTCTCACATG CCCCACCTTGAGTTTTTGGATGCTAGCTATAACCGCCTAGTGACCCTAGAAGGGCTGAGGGGGTTGGGACAGCTCAAACAGCTCGATGTGCGCTGGAACAACTTGACCAAGGCCAGAGAGGATACGGCTGTGCtgagaaaacacacacctaCTCTGCTAAAGCTTGACACCCGATACAACCCCTGGAACAGG CCTGAAGCAGTCAGAATGACAATACTGGGTCGTCTAACAACCCTCACACACCTGGACGATATGATGGTAGCAGAAGAGGAGGCTGCTGATGCTGTTCAGATGGCTGCCAGATCCAAAATTAACCAG GCATCTCTTCTGGCTCACTCGCGTTATAACAGTGACCGTCCCCGCCGTCTCAGCCTGCTTTCAACAGCCCAGCTCCTATGTCTTCTCAGTCCTGCACAATGGGGCCTTAATCTAGAGCTTGACTGGACTGCAAAG ATCACCGCTCTGAACCTTGACAGCCAGAGGATTTCCAAACTGATCAATCTGAATAAGCTGGTCAACCTTCGCTGGGCCTCCTTTAATGATAATGACATTTCTAAAGTGGAGGGTCTTGACAGCTGTTTGAAACTGGAAGAACTTTCcctcaacaacaacagcatcagCACACTCAGTG GCCTACCAAAACTGCATTGCCTGAACAAACTGAGTGTAGATGGGAATCAGCTGTCTAGTCTGGATGCCTCAGTCCTCGATCAGCTGCCCAACCTGTCCTTTTTGTCTGTGGAGAAAAACTGTATCAGTTCCCTGCATGGCATCCAGAGAGTTCGCTCCCTTCTTGAGTTCTACATCGGCAATAACCACATTTCTACATCACAAGACATCTACTATCTGAAG GGATTGACAAACCTCATCATTCTGGATCTTTATGGGAATCCTTTATTGGAGAAACTGGAAAACTATCGGATTTATGTTGTGTTCCACCTCCCCTCCCTAAAAGCTCTGGATGGCATTGCAGTG GAGGTAACTGAGTGTGAAAGTGCGAAAGATATGTTTGGAGGAAGACTAACCCCTGACATGGTGGCAGAGAAGCTGGGCCACTCAAACTACACAGACATCACCTATCTCACCATGCAGTCCTTGTCCATTAG GATGGTTGATCTGTCTCCAGCAGACCTGTTCTGTAGCCTACGCAGTGTCAACCTAGACCACAACAACCTCACTTCGTTCTCGGGCCTCATCTATCTGCCCAACATAAAA GCTCTGTGTCTGAACTACAACCACATTGAGTCCATCCTGCCCAGACAGAAGACTCAGGCTCAtctgacaaacagacagatactGTACAGCAAAGTTCACTCCAGTGGTTACGGCCAACAGAGCCCATACAAAGGCAAAGG GGAAACTGGGCCCACTGGCAGTCTGGAGCCACTGATGGGCAGCCTGGAGGTGCTGCATTTGAGTCACAATGGCATCTCCAATATGGCCAATCTGCAGCTCAGCAGGCTCACCAATCTTAAAGCACTCTTCCTTCAAG GTAATGATATCAGCCTGGTGGAAGGACTGGAGGGGCTTCACCAGCTCAGAGAGCTTGTGCTAGACAAGAACCGGATCAAAGCTCTGGCCGAAAACTCTTTCATAGCCCAGAAGGTCCTGCTAGAACTGCACCTAGCAGAGAACCGGATCCGGGAGCTCAACCATCTAGATCCTTTGACTGAACTCCGCAAGCTCTTTCTTGGCATGAACAAGCTGCAG GACATCGCAGAGCTTGACAAACTAGAAGTTCTTCCTTCGCTGACAGAGCTCTCTGTTGTTGGCAATCCT gtgGCCAGACATTCTCTCCACAGACCAGCGGTAGTGCTTCGTCTGTCCCGGCTGCAGGTCCTGGATGGAGTGATGGTCACCCTTGAAGAAAGGACCAGGGCTGAACTCCTCAGTGCTGATCCCTCA CCATGCTCCCAATGCCCTGGAGCTTCTTTTCCTACCACTGAAATAAACATACCTGGACTGCTACCCCTCATGCCTCGAAACAACCCTCTAAGAGGAATGAGTATAAGTGGAGGACTGCAGAACTTTATCCATGGGCACGATATCCTGCAGGGTAACATGGACGAGGTCCAATCTCATTACACATACAAGC AAAAGAAGCCCAAACACGGTAATGGTTCTCGAGGCGGCCAAACTGACATTACATTTAGACACATTCGTAGAACAGGAAGCAACCTGGGAACCACAGGTCTCCTTCCTGATGGGAACAGAGTCATCGTCATAAATCCCAACCAGGAGCAAGACAGCAG GTTTCCAAATGGTGGCAAACCCCCACCCATGTAG
- the lrrc9 gene encoding leucine-rich repeat-containing protein 9 isoform X3 codes for MIQREKQKCRGDEEVVKELCMANGVSYEKIAQEGSNISCLEIFFSGFPRMVGLSFFPRLCQITIVGQNIKHIEGLEGCPLLRELWVVQCNLTGISGLQNCLQLEKLYLYDNQICEIKNLELQINLEVLWLNNNCITQIQGLNTLHNLKELNLADNNIEKIGHCLDPNVSLQSLNLSGNKISSFKELTLLECIPHLRELALKDPTSTPNPVCLLCNYATHVLYHMPGLQRLDTYDVSSKQVKEAAESTVMKKMMYYNMRVRSAQRNLAEIQLSLIERKKTMLQLPEECIRTLNHAFKNLERELSKVPASCKKSSCTLDDGSTHLVEGSAVRRDPTADISRDLAMERKILSKIEALRERLGLWMRRLDEIEAWYERDLAQATNMMEYTVQFLLMELESVGNIRLEEGFSTDPWFTSCCDLLLSRFSHSDFKVYSITGIKINRVIRIHNRALRLRFEDKLHTLLASEESGVCSQNYRRRLEHLFYIADSEKNSEKEDILCIVEEGFKTAQQYKALDRECAIPLSNSLSVTEQPRIEHALRQASQGESKHSRDTIPFRHGQIIVSKVFVGNSMPIREGEPVDRSIYPRAHSVYRNVDTKHRTKISEERPRSPKTHTGPECSSLRRQWFVFDHELVLPEYIIYFEYITGGQEHPALLGQNTVKDDTPSNDINLDKEVLDMEPVLKPQPKLLSLDDKILLNVARANILSQITVLNLHGNSLSKIKEISSLTALRHLTISFNEFTRLDDLSHMPHLEFLDASYNRLVTLEGLRGLGQLKQLDVRWNNLTKAREDTAVLRKHTPTLLKLDTRYNPWNRPEAVRMTILGRLTTLTHLDDMMVAEEEAADAVQMAARSKINQASLLAHSRYNSDRPRRLSLLSTAQLLCLLSPAQWGLNLELDWTAKITALNLDSQRISKLINLNKLVNLRWASFNDNDISKVEGLDSCLKLEELSLNNNSISTLSGLPKLHCLNKLSVDGNQLSSLDASVLDQLPNLSFLSVEKNCISSLHGIQRVRSLLEFYIGNNHISTSQDIYYLKGLTNLIILDLYGNPLLEKLENYRIYVVFHLPSLKALDGIAVEVTECESAKDMFGGRLTPDMVAEKLGHSNYTDITYLTMQSLSIRMVDLSPADLFCSLRSVNLDHNNLTSFSGLIYLPNIKALCLNYNHIESILPRQKTQAHLTNRQILYSKVHSSGYGQQSPYKGKGETGPTGSLEPLMGSLEVLHLSHNGISNMANLQLSRLTNLKALFLQGNDISLVEGLEGLHQLRELVLDKNRIKALAENSFIAQKVLLELHLAENRIRELNHLDPLTELRKLFLGMNKLQDIAELDKLEVLPSLTELSVVGNPVARHSLHRPAVVLRLSRLQVLDGVMVTLEERTRAELLSADPSPCSQCPGASFPTTEINIPGLLPLMPRNNPLRGMSISGGLQNFIHGHDILQGNMDEVQSHYTYKQKKPKHGNGSRGGQTDITFRHIRRTGSNLGTTGLLPDGNRVIVINPNQEQDSRFPNGGKPPPM; via the exons ATGATACAGCGTGAGAAACAAAAGTGCCGTGGTGATGAGGAGGTGGTCAAAGAGCTG TGCATGGCCAATGGAGTGTCCTATGAAAAAATTGCACAAGAAGGAAGTAACATCAGCTGCCTGGAGATCTTCTTCTCTGGTTTTCCCCGTATGGTTGGGCTTTCCTTCTTCCCAAGGCTTTGCCAGATTACCATAGTGGGCCAGAACATAAAACACATTGAAGGATTGGAGGGCTGTCCTCTGCTTCGGGAGCTCTGGGTAGTCCAGTGCAATCTGACA GGAATATCTGGATTACAGAATTGTCTACAACTAGAGAAACTCTACCTTTATGATAATCAAATCTGTGAAATAAAGAATTTAGAATTGCAGATCAACCTAGAAGTCTTGTGGCTCAACAATAACTGCATAACTCAGATACAG GGCTTGAACACACTTCATAACCTCAAAGAGCTAAACCTTGCTGACAACAATATTGAAAAGATTG GGCATTGCCTTGATCCTAATGTCAGCCTTCAGAGTCTTAATCTATCCGGGAACAAGATCAGCTCCTTTAAG GAGTTGACCCTTCTTGAATGCATACCCCATCTGAGAGAACTAGCACTGAAAGACCCAACGTCAACGCCAAACCCAGTGTGTCTGCTGTGTAACTATGCTACACACGTTCTTTACCACATGCCAGGCCTCCAGCGACTTGACACCTATGACGTCTCAAGCAAGCAAGTCAAGGAAGCAGCTGAG TCCACAGTAATGAAGAAAATGATGTACTACAACATGCGTGTACGTAGTGCTCAGAGGAACCTGGCAGAGATCCAGCTCAGTCTGATAGAGAGGAAGAAAACTATGCTACAGTTACCTGAAGAATGCATCAGAACTCTCAATCACGCCTTCAAGAAT CTTGAACGTGAGCTTTCCAAGGTGCCAGCTAGTTGTAAGAAGTCTTCCTGTACTTTGGACGATGGATCGACCCACCTGGTTGAAGGGTCAGCCGTCAGAAGAGATCCAACCGCTGACATCAGTCGTGATCTAGCCATGGAGCGCAAAATACTCAGCAAGATTGAAGCACTGAGGGAGAGGCTGGGACTATGGATGAGGAGGCTGGATGA GATTGAAGCCTGGTATGAGCGTGATTTGGCCCAAGCCACAAACATGATGGAATATACTGTCCAGTTCCTGTTGATGGAGCTAGAAAGTGTTGGAAATATTCGTTTGGAAGAGGGTTTCTCCACAGACCCTTG GTTTACTTCCTGTTGCGACCTCCTGCTTTCCAGATTCTCTCATTCAGACTTTAAGGTTTACAGTATTACTGGCATTAAGATCAATAGAGTTATTCGCATCCACAACAGGGCTTTGAGGCTTCGGTTTGAGGACAAACTTCACACCCTTCTAGCCAGCGAAGAGTCTGGTGTCTGTTCACA GAATTACAGACGTCGGCTGGAGCACTTGTTCTACATAGCTGACTCTGAAAAAAACAGTGAGAAGGAAGACATTTTGTGCATCGTAGAGGAAGGCTTCAAAACAGCCCAACAATATAAG GCCTTGGACAGAGAGTGTGCTATACCTTTATCCAATAGCCTGAGTGTAACCGAACAGCCCAGAATAGAACATGCTCTGCGTCAGGCCAGCCAAGGCGAATCCAAGCACAGTAGAGATACGATACCCTTCAGGCATG GTCAGATTATTGTTTCCAAAGTATTCGTGGGCAACAGCATGCCTATCCGAGAGGGCGAACCAGTGGACAGAAGCATCTATCCCAGAGCCCACTCTGTGTATCGCAATGTGGACACTAAGCACAGAACTAAAATAAGTGAAG aGAGACCCCgctcccccaaaacacacactggtCCCGAGTGCAGTTCCCTACGAAGACAGTGGTTTGTGTTTGACCATGAGCTTGTCCTGCCTGAGTACATCATATATTTTGAATACATCACTGGG GGTCAAGAACATCCTGCATTGCTGGGCCAGAACACAGTCAAAGATGATACTCCCTCCAATGATATCAACCTGGACAAGGAAGTCCTCGATATGGAACCTGTGCTGAAACCACAGCCCAAGTTGTTGAGCCTGGATGACAAAATTCTGCTCAATGTGGCCAGAGCCAACATTCTCAGTCAGATTACT GTGCTGAACCTTCATGGCAACAGTCTGAGTAAAATAAAGGAGATTTCCAGCCTCACAGCTCTGCGGCATCTTACTATCAGCTTCAATGAGTTCACACGCCTGGATGACCTTTCTCACATG CCCCACCTTGAGTTTTTGGATGCTAGCTATAACCGCCTAGTGACCCTAGAAGGGCTGAGGGGGTTGGGACAGCTCAAACAGCTCGATGTGCGCTGGAACAACTTGACCAAGGCCAGAGAGGATACGGCTGTGCtgagaaaacacacacctaCTCTGCTAAAGCTTGACACCCGATACAACCCCTGGAACAGG CCTGAAGCAGTCAGAATGACAATACTGGGTCGTCTAACAACCCTCACACACCTGGACGATATGATGGTAGCAGAAGAGGAGGCTGCTGATGCTGTTCAGATGGCTGCCAGATCCAAAATTAACCAG GCATCTCTTCTGGCTCACTCGCGTTATAACAGTGACCGTCCCCGCCGTCTCAGCCTGCTTTCAACAGCCCAGCTCCTATGTCTTCTCAGTCCTGCACAATGGGGCCTTAATCTAGAGCTTGACTGGACTGCAAAG ATCACCGCTCTGAACCTTGACAGCCAGAGGATTTCCAAACTGATCAATCTGAATAAGCTGGTCAACCTTCGCTGGGCCTCCTTTAATGATAATGACATTTCTAAAGTGGAGGGTCTTGACAGCTGTTTGAAACTGGAAGAACTTTCcctcaacaacaacagcatcagCACACTCAGTG GCCTACCAAAACTGCATTGCCTGAACAAACTGAGTGTAGATGGGAATCAGCTGTCTAGTCTGGATGCCTCAGTCCTCGATCAGCTGCCCAACCTGTCCTTTTTGTCTGTGGAGAAAAACTGTATCAGTTCCCTGCATGGCATCCAGAGAGTTCGCTCCCTTCTTGAGTTCTACATCGGCAATAACCACATTTCTACATCACAAGACATCTACTATCTGAAG GGATTGACAAACCTCATCATTCTGGATCTTTATGGGAATCCTTTATTGGAGAAACTGGAAAACTATCGGATTTATGTTGTGTTCCACCTCCCCTCCCTAAAAGCTCTGGATGGCATTGCAGTG GAGGTAACTGAGTGTGAAAGTGCGAAAGATATGTTTGGAGGAAGACTAACCCCTGACATGGTGGCAGAGAAGCTGGGCCACTCAAACTACACAGACATCACCTATCTCACCATGCAGTCCTTGTCCATTAG GATGGTTGATCTGTCTCCAGCAGACCTGTTCTGTAGCCTACGCAGTGTCAACCTAGACCACAACAACCTCACTTCGTTCTCGGGCCTCATCTATCTGCCCAACATAAAA GCTCTGTGTCTGAACTACAACCACATTGAGTCCATCCTGCCCAGACAGAAGACTCAGGCTCAtctgacaaacagacagatactGTACAGCAAAGTTCACTCCAGTGGTTACGGCCAACAGAGCCCATACAAAGGCAAAGG GGAAACTGGGCCCACTGGCAGTCTGGAGCCACTGATGGGCAGCCTGGAGGTGCTGCATTTGAGTCACAATGGCATCTCCAATATGGCCAATCTGCAGCTCAGCAGGCTCACCAATCTTAAAGCACTCTTCCTTCAAG GTAATGATATCAGCCTGGTGGAAGGACTGGAGGGGCTTCACCAGCTCAGAGAGCTTGTGCTAGACAAGAACCGGATCAAAGCTCTGGCCGAAAACTCTTTCATAGCCCAGAAGGTCCTGCTAGAACTGCACCTAGCAGAGAACCGGATCCGGGAGCTCAACCATCTAGATCCTTTGACTGAACTCCGCAAGCTCTTTCTTGGCATGAACAAGCTGCAG GACATCGCAGAGCTTGACAAACTAGAAGTTCTTCCTTCGCTGACAGAGCTCTCTGTTGTTGGCAATCCT gtgGCCAGACATTCTCTCCACAGACCAGCGGTAGTGCTTCGTCTGTCCCGGCTGCAGGTCCTGGATGGAGTGATGGTCACCCTTGAAGAAAGGACCAGGGCTGAACTCCTCAGTGCTGATCCCTCA CCATGCTCCCAATGCCCTGGAGCTTCTTTTCCTACCACTGAAATAAACATACCTGGACTGCTACCCCTCATGCCTCGAAACAACCCTCTAAGAGGAATGAGTATAAGTGGAGGACTGCAGAACTTTATCCATGGGCACGATATCCTGCAGGGTAACATGGACGAGGTCCAATCTCATTACACATACAAGC AAAAGAAGCCCAAACACGGTAATGGTTCTCGAGGCGGCCAAACTGACATTACATTTAGACACATTCGTAGAACAGGAAGCAACCTGGGAACCACAGGTCTCCTTCCTGATGGGAACAGAGTCATCGTCATAAATCCCAACCAGGAGCAAGACAGCAG GTTTCCAAATGGTGGCAAACCCCCACCCATGTAG